The following proteins are encoded in a genomic region of Nicotiana sylvestris chromosome 4, ASM39365v2, whole genome shotgun sequence:
- the LOC104229374 gene encoding uncharacterized protein produces the protein MMMRRSDRKPPLARSPVGVRTRRVLQSTPNAIRTPPGSLTKTQVPKRASSNVEEWELRPEYRTISCELRALAKMVKNEFGNEDVNAIGNSDSMNAKRSPLFERGRFYEEYSARRNERLKRKKGDTGDEKKPAYDLGVRVESSKKRGEPKLYQSARKSVASTPIAERRETPRYFLRSAASKENKKPPLPVSMDKFVGFSERKTTVRRVRKI, from the exons ATGATGATGAGAAGATCAGACCGTAAACCTCCACTTGCTAGATCTCCTGTTGGCGTTCGTACTCGCCGTGTTCTTCAATCCACTCCGAACGCCATTCGTACCCCACCAG GTTCTTTGACAAAAACTCAGGTGCCTAAAAGAGCTAGCAGCAATGTTGAAGAATGGGAACTTCGTCCAGAGTATCGTACAATTTCTTGTGAACTAAGAGCTTTAgcgaaaatggtgaagaatgaatTTGGTAATGAGGATGTGAATGCTATTGGAAACTCTGATTCAATGAATGCAAAGAGAAGTCCTTTATTTGAAAGGGGAAGGTTTTACGAAGAGTACTCTGCTAGAAGGAATGAGAGATTGAAGAGGAAGAAAGGCGACACAGGAGATGAGAAGAAACCAGCTTATGATTTGGGAGTTAGAGTTGAATCTTCCAAGAAAAGAGGAGAGCCTAAGTTGTACCAAAGCGCGAGGAAATCAGTTGCTTCTACTCCAATAGCTGAGAGGAGAGAAACTCCAAGGTACTTCTTGAGAAGTGCGGCTAGTAAGGAGAACAAGAAGCCACCATTGCCCGTGAGCATGGACAAATTTGTTGGATTTTCAGAGAGGAAAACTACAGTCAGAAGAGTTAGGAAAATTTGA